A genomic window from Desulfurellaceae bacterium includes:
- a CDS encoding helix-turn-helix transcriptional regulator, translating into MSAKKPDPYASLGEFLRRQRELSQLSIRQLADLCGISNPYLSQIERGLRMPSSMILQSLAKGLKISAETLYTQAGILDPQETEDSDVVKAVMHDPQLSARQREMLIDMYRSFRKVNESEESV; encoded by the coding sequence ATGTCTGCAAAAAAACCCGATCCGTATGCGAGCCTGGGCGAGTTTCTGCGCCGTCAGCGCGAGCTGTCCCAGCTGTCCATCCGCCAGCTGGCCGATTTGTGCGGCATTTCCAACCCCTATTTGAGCCAGATTGAGCGCGGCCTGCGCATGCCGAGCAGCATGATCCTCCAGTCTCTGGCCAAGGGACTCAAAATTTCGGCCGAAACCCTGTATACCCAGGCCGGTATTCTGGACCCCCAGGAAACCGAAGACAGCGATGTGGTCAAAGCGGTCATGCACGATCCCCAGCTGTCGGCTCGGCAGCGGGAAATGCTGATCGACATGTACCGCTCATTCCGTAAGGTCAACGAAAGCGAAGAATCGGTCTAA